The following proteins are co-located in the Clostridiales bacterium genome:
- a CDS encoding molybdopterin-dependent oxidoreductase: MQATPLAKGDILNAIRIGGLPSTHDTGRSLVKGTADTANTVSSVKKIKTNCRACIQNCGVIAHVKNGRVIKLEGNPEDPMSKGRMCAKGLSGIQALYHPNRNKYPMMRVGKRGENKWKRISWDEALDIIADKLMDAREHYGAETVFCSTGGGGNPEIWSIARFCNIFGTPNWFEPGCAQCYLPRVLSYTMMYGGDDPSIADSNALELYYPEDTPIKTLVLWGTAPSYSCPATGGGAVADLRSNGVKTVVIDPRFTPDAAKSDIWLPIRPGSDVALLLCWVRYILEHQLYDHDFVMKWTNLPYLVDVSTKMQVRAKVSDNPDIPDTFMVWDTKTNTMQPMEYPWNDELSPALDGSFLVDGAAYKTGFQLLWERVEPFTLEKAAELCLLDASKIEEAINLFAKNTPSGIALGVATDQTPNSVQAAMAAATIDLLMGNVEKPGALLQRFRKSGVFDMPFYPVPIAADRLPQEQLKKRLGGNEYKGLGIWYAGHPSSVLEAILTGKPYKPRVWIERSGNKLGAVANSQRWEEAIKELDFIVHMYMYPTSFSAYADILLPTEEWLETDMMIEICNKLFARQAATHLWETVDETVIWSMIAKRCGDKGHEACAKAFDAEYMGKDLPYWDKVDEIFDHFLSRLGLTWDQLKEITPYVFMPTEEWKSYYVYQQENPRTGKPEGFHTPSKKCEIYLESMITLARTGRPFSPCDLPPASKDYDPLPYYLEPHESPLDGGTLSSEYPLVMTGGRIPFYHHNTLRNIPWLREIYPVPELWIHPQDAAVYGLSEGDWAWVESKRGKIRALASVTEGIKPGTVYMERFWNPETLNTETHGWKEMNVNMLTKEDAPFNDVVGTYTLRAFLVKVSRADAPPEGVFTKPEDFKQWLPQSSDPTEGVRVK, from the coding sequence ATGCAAGCAACACCATTGGCAAAAGGAGACATTCTCAATGCAATCCGCATAGGAGGTCTTCCTTCAACCCATGATACAGGGCGCAGTCTTGTGAAAGGAACAGCAGATACCGCCAATACGGTTTCATCTGTAAAAAAGATTAAAACCAACTGCAGGGCCTGCATTCAAAACTGTGGAGTGATTGCACACGTGAAAAATGGCCGCGTCATCAAGCTCGAAGGCAATCCGGAAGATCCTATGAGCAAAGGAAGAATGTGTGCCAAAGGGCTTTCTGGGATTCAAGCGCTGTACCATCCAAACCGTAACAAATATCCGATGATGCGGGTCGGAAAACGGGGAGAGAACAAATGGAAGCGCATATCCTGGGACGAAGCGCTGGACATCATCGCAGATAAGCTCATGGACGCCCGGGAACACTACGGAGCAGAAACGGTATTCTGTTCCACGGGAGGCGGAGGCAATCCCGAGATTTGGAGTATCGCAAGGTTCTGCAACATCTTCGGTACCCCCAACTGGTTTGAACCGGGCTGTGCCCAGTGCTACCTTCCCCGGGTGTTATCCTATACGATGATGTATGGTGGAGACGATCCCAGTATTGCTGATTCCAATGCTCTGGAGCTTTACTATCCGGAAGACACCCCAATTAAAACTCTGGTTCTCTGGGGGACCGCGCCTTCCTATTCCTGCCCTGCCACAGGCGGTGGTGCCGTTGCGGACCTGCGCAGCAACGGCGTAAAGACCGTTGTGATCGATCCACGGTTTACGCCGGATGCAGCCAAATCCGATATCTGGCTGCCCATCCGTCCCGGCTCTGACGTAGCTTTGCTCTTGTGCTGGGTTCGCTACATTCTGGAGCATCAGCTCTATGACCATGACTTTGTAATGAAATGGACCAATCTTCCCTATCTGGTGGATGTCAGTACAAAGATGCAGGTTCGGGCAAAGGTCAGCGACAATCCCGATATCCCCGATACCTTCATGGTTTGGGATACCAAGACAAATACCATGCAGCCCATGGAATATCCATGGAATGATGAACTTTCCCCCGCCTTGGACGGAAGCTTTCTTGTGGACGGTGCCGCATATAAGACCGGCTTTCAGCTTCTTTGGGAGCGCGTAGAACCGTTCACGCTGGAGAAGGCAGCTGAGCTATGCCTTTTGGATGCGAGTAAAATCGAAGAGGCTATCAACCTGTTTGCTAAGAATACACCAAGCGGCATTGCGCTGGGCGTTGCCACAGATCAGACGCCCAACTCCGTTCAGGCTGCAATGGCAGCGGCAACCATCGACCTGCTCATGGGCAATGTGGAAAAGCCGGGTGCCTTGTTGCAGAGGTTCCGCAAGAGTGGCGTATTCGATATGCCCTTTTATCCCGTGCCCATCGCCGCGGACAGACTGCCGCAGGAACAGCTGAAAAAACGGTTGGGAGGAAATGAATACAAAGGACTGGGCATCTGGTATGCGGGTCACCCCTCCAGCGTCCTTGAGGCAATCCTGACAGGAAAGCCCTATAAGCCCAGAGTCTGGATCGAGCGTTCCGGGAACAAGCTGGGCGCCGTAGCCAACAGCCAAAGATGGGAAGAAGCCATAAAGGAGCTTGATTTTATCGTACATATGTATATGTATCCCACTTCCTTTTCTGCGTATGCGGACATTCTGCTTCCAACAGAAGAATGGCTGGAGACGGATATGATGATCGAAATCTGCAACAAGCTATTTGCCAGGCAGGCTGCAACCCATCTGTGGGAAACCGTGGACGAAACGGTCATCTGGTCCATGATTGCCAAGCGCTGCGGCGATAAAGGCCACGAAGCCTGCGCCAAGGCCTTTGATGCGGAATATATGGGCAAGGATCTCCCTTATTGGGATAAGGTCGATGAGATCTTCGATCATTTCCTGAGCCGTTTAGGCCTGACATGGGATCAACTGAAGGAAATAACGCCCTATGTCTTTATGCCCACTGAAGAATGGAAATCCTACTATGTTTACCAGCAGGAAAATCCACGAACCGGCAAGCCCGAAGGCTTTCACACGCCCTCAAAGAAATGCGAAATCTATCTGGAAAGCATGATTACCCTTGCAAGAACGGGACGGCCTTTCAGCCCCTGCGATCTGCCTCCGGCTTCAAAGGACTACGATCCCCTCCCCTATTATCTGGAGCCCCACGAAAGTCCTCTGGACGGCGGGACGCTTTCTTCTGAATATCCCCTAGTCATGACCGGCGGTAGAATTCCATTCTACCATCACAATACGCTGAGAAACATTCCCTGGCTTCGGGAGATCTACCCCGTGCCTGAGCTCTGGATTCATCCCCAGGACGCCGCCGTTTACGGCCTCTCCGAAGGGGATTGGGCGTGGGTGGAATCAAAACGCGGGAAGATCAGAGCACTGGCTTCCGTCACTGAGGGAATCAAGCCGGGGACGGTATACATGGAGCGCTTCTGGAACCCGGAAACCCTGAATACGGAAACCCACGGCTGGAAGGAAATGAACGTTAACATGCTGACCAAGGAGGATGCGCCCTTCAACGA